Proteins encoded in a region of the Pseudomonas viciae genome:
- a CDS encoding flavin-containing monooxygenase → MGSYQVLIIGSGFGGQCAAVNLLKEGIEDFLLLERRDFFGGTWCQNTYPGAAVDVPSPLYSLSFASYDWSRMFAEQEELHRYTQHVIERFKLRDKVQLGSNVERVEWDDQTRQWLVHTAKGLYRAQFLINATGPLSQPVIPPFEGRERFKGKTFHTNHWDHAYDYRHKRVAIVGSGASAAQVIPAIAAEVEHLHVFQRTPHWVLRRRDHTFNRFERWLLRQAPLHTLLRWSIYWQFEARVIAFKYSRSAVRMVQRQALRLLECQVPDPTLRRRLTPDYLIGCKRVILSNTLYPSLCRANVSVHGQEQGIAALDETGIITRDGQHIELDLIVWSTGFDATDGVISYPVTGKNGTRLRDAWAQYPRAYLGTSLPDFPNLFIVTGPNTGIGHTSALFIIESQMNYILDCIRTLNRRNLRSIEVQSAAEQRYTEMIHREMQRTVWKSGGCHSWYQSKSGHVIAMFPGFSFTYHRLTRRFRLDDHILS, encoded by the coding sequence ATGGGCAGTTATCAGGTATTGATCATCGGCAGCGGGTTCGGGGGCCAGTGCGCAGCGGTCAATCTGCTCAAGGAAGGCATCGAGGATTTCCTGCTGCTTGAGCGCCGGGATTTTTTCGGCGGCACCTGGTGCCAGAACACCTACCCCGGCGCAGCGGTGGACGTGCCGTCACCCTTGTATTCGCTGTCCTTTGCCAGCTACGACTGGAGCCGGATGTTTGCCGAACAAGAGGAACTGCATCGCTACACCCAACACGTGATCGAGCGCTTCAAGCTGCGGGACAAGGTGCAACTGGGGTCGAATGTCGAGCGAGTGGAATGGGATGACCAGACCAGGCAATGGCTTGTCCATACCGCCAAGGGCCTCTACCGGGCGCAGTTCCTGATCAATGCCACGGGGCCCCTCAGTCAGCCGGTGATCCCACCGTTCGAAGGTCGGGAACGCTTCAAGGGCAAGACGTTTCACACCAATCATTGGGACCACGCCTACGACTACCGTCATAAACGTGTCGCTATTGTCGGCAGTGGGGCCAGTGCCGCCCAGGTGATCCCGGCCATTGCCGCGGAAGTCGAGCACCTGCATGTGTTCCAGCGCACGCCTCACTGGGTGCTGCGCCGCCGCGACCACACCTTCAATCGCTTCGAGCGCTGGTTGCTGCGCCAGGCACCACTGCACACCCTGTTGCGCTGGTCGATCTACTGGCAATTCGAAGCCCGGGTGATTGCCTTCAAGTACTCACGGTCGGCGGTTCGCATGGTCCAGCGCCAAGCCTTGAGGCTGCTGGAGTGCCAAGTACCGGACCCAACCCTGCGGCGCCGCTTGACCCCGGATTACCTGATCGGCTGCAAGCGCGTCATCCTGTCCAATACGCTGTACCCGTCCCTGTGCCGGGCCAATGTCAGCGTGCATGGCCAGGAGCAAGGCATCGCCGCCCTCGATGAAACCGGCATCATCACCCGGGACGGCCAGCACATCGAGCTGGACCTGATCGTCTGGTCCACAGGCTTTGATGCCACCGATGGGGTGATTTCCTATCCCGTGACCGGCAAGAATGGTACCCGGCTTCGTGACGCCTGGGCCCAGTACCCCCGCGCCTACCTGGGCACCAGCCTGCCGGACTTCCCCAACCTGTTTATCGTGACCGGGCCCAACACCGGCATCGGCCACACCTCGGCACTGTTCATCATAGAGTCGCAGATGAATTACATCCTGGACTGTATCCGCACCCTGAACCGGCGAAACCTGCGTAGCATTGAAGTACAGTCGGCGGCCGAACAACGCTACACCGAGATGATCCATCGGGAAATGCAGCGCACCGTATGGAAATCCGGCGGATGCCATAGCTGGTATCAGAGTAAAAGCGGCCATGTCATCGCGATGTTCCCCGGCTTCAGCTTCACTTATCACCGCCTGACCCGTCGGTTCAGGCTGGACGATCACATTCTGTCGTGA
- a CDS encoding alpha/beta fold hydrolase has product MLVLWIILAVFIAWSWLTYPAIGQVLYDMSMALEARLYRLRKINVPISEMTVSTWQGGPYEAAGSILMLHGYSGDKDLWLRVARHFVGAYRVVIPDLAGHGETGFKAGGGYDIPTQARRVIELLDACGLDKVHVIGNSMGGHLAAWLAATSPERVLTLALLDPAGVTSPQPSDMDRQLAAGRNPSLVHSREEFAPFYAMTMASPPWVPGMVMAAVAERYVQHREELAEIYADFRASPSMEPRLADIRAPSLLLWGRQDRVIDVSSVPVWSKGLADLRVEIWDGVGHLPMIEKPGKTAALYQEFLKGLGQ; this is encoded by the coding sequence ATGCTGGTGTTGTGGATAATTCTTGCCGTGTTTATCGCCTGGAGCTGGTTGACGTATCCAGCCATTGGCCAGGTGTTGTACGACATGAGCATGGCCCTGGAAGCACGCCTCTATCGGTTGCGCAAAATCAACGTACCGATCAGCGAAATGACCGTATCGACCTGGCAAGGCGGGCCTTATGAAGCTGCCGGCAGCATCCTGATGCTCCATGGCTACAGCGGCGACAAAGACCTCTGGCTGCGCGTAGCCCGGCATTTTGTCGGTGCCTATCGGGTGGTGATTCCCGACCTGGCCGGTCATGGCGAAACCGGCTTCAAGGCCGGCGGCGGCTATGACATCCCGACCCAGGCCCGGCGGGTGATCGAGTTGCTCGACGCCTGCGGCCTGGACAAAGTCCATGTGATCGGCAACTCCATGGGCGGGCATCTCGCGGCATGGCTGGCGGCCACTTCGCCTGAACGGGTGCTGACCCTGGCGCTGCTCGATCCGGCTGGCGTCACTTCGCCCCAACCCAGCGACATGGATCGCCAACTGGCCGCCGGCCGCAACCCATCCCTGGTGCACTCGCGGGAGGAGTTCGCGCCGTTCTACGCAATGACCATGGCCTCGCCGCCCTGGGTTCCGGGCATGGTGATGGCGGCGGTGGCCGAGCGCTACGTGCAACATCGCGAAGAACTGGCGGAGATCTACGCCGACTTTCGCGCCAGCCCCTCGATGGAGCCACGCCTGGCCGACATCCGCGCGCCCTCGCTGTTGCTCTGGGGTCGCCAGGACCGGGTGATCGACGTCAGCAGCGTGCCCGTGTGGAGCAAGGGCCTCGCGGATTTGCGGGTGGAAATCTGGGACGGGGTCGGTCATCTGCCCATGATTGAAAAACCCGGGAAAACGGCAGCGCTGTATCAGGAGTTTCTCAAGGGACTGGGGCAGTGA
- a CDS encoding VOC family protein: protein MSFVSPDLIRQRFSKAMSDMYRDEVPLYGALMNLVEQTNAQVLGKDPQLAEHLRSTGELQRLDLERHGAIRVGTAAELATLGRLFAVMGMQPVGYYDLTPAGVPVHSTAFRAVHESALQVSPFRVFTSLLRLELIENTELRAFAESVLDKRQIFTPTALQLIDLAERQGGLTEPQSEDFVLQALETFRWHHSATVTAEQYRQLSAQHRLIADVVAFKGPHINHLTPRTLDIDIVQAQMPVHGITPKAVIEGPPRRHCPILLRQTSFKALDEPVSFTDQAQSQGSHSARFGEIEQRGAALTPKGRALYDQLLNAARDALGAFPNEANAERYNALMSEHFAQFPDTHDELRRQALAYFRYFVTQKGLAAKGTLEQTASLERLLEQQYLRAEPLVYEDFLPVSAAGIFQSNLGDAAQSHYAGQSNRQAFEEALGRTTIDELGLYAQTQQRSIEECRAALGVQEQAEGRL from the coding sequence ATGAGCTTCGTCAGTCCCGACCTGATCCGCCAACGCTTTTCCAAAGCGATGTCCGACATGTACCGCGACGAGGTGCCGCTCTACGGCGCGTTGATGAATCTGGTGGAGCAAACCAATGCCCAGGTGCTGGGCAAAGACCCGCAACTGGCCGAACACCTGCGCAGCACTGGTGAGCTCCAGCGCCTGGACCTGGAACGCCACGGCGCGATCCGCGTCGGCACTGCCGCGGAACTGGCCACCCTCGGACGATTGTTCGCGGTCATGGGCATGCAGCCGGTGGGTTACTACGACCTCACGCCGGCCGGGGTGCCGGTGCATTCCACGGCATTTCGCGCCGTGCATGAAAGTGCCTTGCAGGTCAGCCCGTTCCGAGTGTTCACCTCGCTGCTGCGCCTGGAACTGATCGAAAACACCGAACTTCGGGCCTTTGCCGAATCGGTGCTGGATAAGCGCCAGATCTTCACCCCCACCGCCCTTCAGCTCATCGATCTCGCCGAACGCCAGGGCGGCTTGACGGAGCCCCAGTCCGAGGATTTCGTCCTACAGGCCCTGGAGACGTTTCGCTGGCACCACAGCGCCACTGTCACGGCCGAGCAGTACCGGCAGTTGAGCGCCCAACATCGTCTGATCGCCGACGTGGTGGCCTTCAAGGGCCCGCACATCAATCACCTGACGCCACGCACTCTGGACATCGACATCGTCCAGGCGCAGATGCCCGTGCACGGCATCACGCCCAAAGCAGTGATCGAAGGCCCACCCCGCCGTCATTGCCCGATCCTGCTGCGCCAGACCAGTTTCAAGGCGCTCGACGAGCCCGTCAGCTTCACCGACCAGGCGCAATCCCAAGGCAGCCACAGCGCCCGCTTTGGCGAAATCGAGCAACGGGGCGCAGCGCTCACGCCCAAGGGTCGTGCGCTCTATGACCAATTGCTGAACGCGGCGCGGGATGCACTGGGGGCATTCCCCAATGAAGCCAACGCCGAGCGCTACAACGCGCTGATGAGCGAACACTTTGCCCAATTCCCTGACACCCACGATGAACTGCGTCGACAGGCACTGGCGTACTTCCGTTATTTCGTGACGCAAAAAGGCCTTGCCGCCAAGGGTACCCTTGAGCAAACGGCCTCGTTGGAACGCTTGCTGGAGCAGCAATACCTGCGTGCCGAACCGTTGGTGTACGAAGACTTCCTGCCGGTCAGCGCCGCCGGCATCTTCCAGTCGAACCTCGGCGATGCCGCCCAGAGTCACTACGCCGGGCAGTCCAATCGCCAGGCGTTTGAAGAGGCGCTGGGGCGAACGACCATCGATGAGTTGGGGCTGTATGCGCAGACCCAACAGCGCTCCATTGAGGAATGCAGGGCTGCCTTGGGCGTGCAGGAACAAGCCGAAGGGCGACTGTGA
- a CDS encoding Hcp family type VI secretion system effector produces MATPAYMIIKGIKQGLITAGAFTADSVGNIYQEGREDKIMVQGFQHQVTVPRDPQSGQPTGQRVHHPLIITKVFDKATPLLQGALTSGERLEEIVIHWLRTSAAGTQEHYFTTTLFDAIIVEIKDYMFNCQDPVNAHFTHLEDVHFSYRKITWNHEVCGTMGSDDWRVPVAG; encoded by the coding sequence TTGGCTACCCCCGCGTATATGATCATCAAAGGCATCAAACAAGGTCTGATCACTGCTGGCGCGTTTACGGCCGACTCGGTTGGCAATATTTATCAGGAAGGTCGTGAAGACAAAATCATGGTGCAAGGTTTCCAGCATCAGGTGACCGTCCCGCGCGATCCTCAATCCGGCCAGCCAACCGGCCAACGCGTGCATCACCCCCTCATCATCACCAAAGTGTTCGACAAGGCCACGCCTCTGCTGCAGGGCGCCCTCACCAGCGGTGAACGCCTGGAGGAAATTGTGATTCATTGGCTCCGGACTTCGGCGGCTGGCACTCAGGAACACTACTTCACCACCACGCTGTTCGACGCGATCATTGTTGAAATCAAGGACTACATGTTCAACTGCCAGGACCCGGTAAACGCACATTTCACCCATCTGGAAGACGTGCACTTCTCATATCGCAAGATCACCTGGAATCACGAAGTCTGCGGCACGATGGGCTCCGATGACTGGCGTGTACCGGTCGCCGGTTAA